The DNA segment TCGACCGGATCCTCATGACGCGTCCGCCACGGCCAGGAACGCCTCTTCCAGGGACGCGGGACGCGCTTCGAGGCCGGCCAGTTCGACGTCGTGCCGGCGCGCCCAGGACAGGAGTTCGGTGAGAGTCGCCTGCAGGGCGTCGGTGTGGAGGGTCACGGGCTTGTCAGGAGTGTGCGAAGCCGGGTCCCTTCCGAGGGCTGCGGAGGTGCGCGCGAAGGGAGAGGGCAGGCGCACGCCCGAAGGCAGCCGGAACGTGATGCGCGCCGGGTGCCGCGCCACCACCTCGTCGGTCGAACCGGCAGCGACCACCTCACCGCCCTGCATGATCGCGATCCGGTCGGCGAGCTCCTGCGCCTCCTGCAGATAGTGCGTCGTGAGCAGCACGGTCACCCCGTCGGCGAGCAGCGCCCGCACCATCCGCCAGGCGTTGCGCCGGCTCTCCGGGTCGAGGCCGGTGGTCGGCTCGTCGAGCAGCAGCACCGCCGGACGGCCCAGCACCGCGAGCGCCAGATCGAGCCGCCGCCGTTCACCGCCGGACAGCTGCCGCACGAACACGTCCTCCCGGTGCCGCAGATCGACGAGCTCCAGCGCCTCGGCGACCGGCCGCGGATCGGTCAGCGTGCCCGCCCACATCGCGGCCGACTCGGTCACGGTCAGGTCCGGCGGCAGGCCACCCTCCTGCAACATGATCCCGAGCCGAGGGCGGATCAACCCCCTTTGCCGGTACGGGTCACAGCCCAGCACCCGCACCGTCCCCGCATCAGGCGCCCCGAACCCGGCGACCAGGTCCATCGTGGTCGTCTTGCCCGCCCCGTTCGTCCCGAGCAGCGCGAACAACTCCCCGCGCCGCACATCGAACGAGACCCCGCGCACCGCCTCGAACTCGCCGTACCGCCGGCGCACCCCGTCCACCTCGACGGCCGCCGATGTCGTTGTCGTCATGCCTCAAGTCTTCGGCCGGCCGCGTCCCGGCGGCAGTGCGCCCGTTCACGACTTCCGATGACAGATGTCATGCCGCCCACTCGGTAACGAGATCCTGCAACAATGCGGCGATGACGACGCGGGTTGCCATGTGGTCCGGGCCCAGGAACATCTCCACGGCCATGATGCGCAGCTTCGGCGCGCGGGCGGACACGGTGGCGGTGGACGAGCCGCTGTACGCGTACTACCTGGCAGCGACCGGCATCGACCACCCGGGGCGGGACGAGATCCTGGCCGGTCAGCCGCAACGCTGGCAGGACGTGGCCGCGCAGCTGACCGGGCCGTGCGACGCCGCGGTGCTCTACCAGAAGCACATGACCCATCATCTGCTGCCGGAGGTGGGCCGCGACTGGCTCGGATCGCTCACCCACGCGTTCCTGATCCGCGACCCGGCGCACGTGATCGCCTCGTACGCGAAGGTCCGCGGCGAGCCCACCCTCGACGATCTCGGCTACCCGCAGCAGCTGGAGATCTTCCGCGCGTCCGGCGGCCCGGTCGTCGACGCCGCCGATGTCCTGCGCGACCCGGCGAAGACGCTGACCCGCCTCTGCGAGGCCCTCGGCATCGGCTTCGACCCGGCCATGCTCGCCTGGGCGCCGGGCCCGCGCGCGGAGGACGGGGTGTGGGCCCCGCACTGGTACGCCTCGGTGCACGCGTCGACGGGTTTCGCCTCGTACGACCCGCGCCCGGCCGAGGTCCCGGACCGTCTGCGCGCCCTGGTCGAGGCGGCCCGGCCGTACTACGACGAGATGGCCGCCCACCGGCTCTGACGAACGACAGCCCGCAACCACCGCGCGACCCCACCGCCCCGCACGCGACGGGTTCCGCTCGGTTCCGACGAATACGAGTACATGAGCGAGAACGACCGCAAGAAGTACGACGCCAGCCTCTGGCACGTCGCCAACCCACGGCCGGCACCGGCCCGGGAGGCGCTCCGGGCTACGGCTCGGGGTGTTCGGCGGGTTCGTCCAGAAGGCGGACCCCGTTCGCGGCGGCGTGCTCCTGGTAGAGGCGGGCGATCCGGGACGTCACCGGCCCCACCTTCCCGGCGCCGATCTCGCGGCCGTCGATGACCGTGACCGCCGCGATCTCGCCCATCGTGCCGGTGCAGAAGACCTCGTCGGCCGTGTACATCTCGGCCAGCGAGATGTCCCGCACGGTCGCCGCGACGCCGTGTGCCGGCGCCAGCTTCAGCACCGTCTCGCGGGTGATCCCTTCCGGGCATGCCACGGTCCACGGCGTCACCAGGGCGCCGTCCACGACCGCGAACAGGTGGGTCGCGTTCGTCTCCGCCACGAAGCCGCGCTGGTCGAGCATCAGGGCGTCGTCGGCCCCCGCCGCCGTCGCCTCGATCTTGGCGAGGATGGAGTTCAGCAGGTTGGCGTGGTGGATCTTCGGGTCGAGGACGTCCGGGCCGGGGCGGCGCACACTCGACGTGGCGAGCCGCAGTCCGCTGGTGTCGTAGACGGGCGCCTTGAATTCGGCGAGGACGATGAGCGTGGGCCCGGACCGGTTGAGTCGTGGGTCCATCCCGCTGGTGACCTTCACGCCCCGGGTGAGCGTGAGCCGCACGTGCACTCCGTCGTACATCTGATTGGCCTTGAGCGTCGCGACCAGCGCATCCACCAGGAAGTCGTCGCCCGGGACATCGGTGAATCCGAGGGCGGTCGCCGAGCGCCGCAGCCGGGCCAGGTGCTCGGTCAGTCCGTAGATCGCGCCGCGGTACAGCCGCAGGCCCTCCCAGACCGCGTCGCCGCCCTGGACGACGGAGTCGAAGGGCGACAGGCCGGGCCGGCTGCGATGCAGCAGCTCCCCGTTGACCCAGTAACGGATGTCGTCGTTCCGCGAGTCGTACCGCTGCAGCATTCCTAGATCCTAAAGCCCTCTCCATGATCCGGACTGGTCCAACCAGTTGACGGGTTGAGGTGTGACGGGGCACACTGCCGCTCATGACTTTCGATCCGGCGCCGCGCCAATCGGTCTCCGACCACGTCTTCGGGCGCCTGCGGGACGCCGTGGTCCGCGGCCGGTACGCACCCGGCGACGCCCTGCCCAGCGAGCGCGACCTGGCAGCGACGTTCGAGGTCAACCGGCACGCGGTCCGGGAGGCGCTGCGCCGGCTGCAGCAGCTCGGACTCGTCAAGGTCAGCCAGGGCGGCGCCACCCGGGTCCTGGACTGGCGCAGCAACGCCGGACTGGACCTCGCCCTCGGCGCCGGGCAGGACGTGCTGCCGGTGGCCACCCTCGGGCGCGACGTCATGGAGATGCGCGCCTGCATCGGCGCGGACGCGGCCCGGCTCTCCGCGGTGCGCGCTGACGCGACCGGACGGCAGTCCATCGCCGCGGCGGTCGACGACTACGCGGCAGCGGTCCCCGATCTCGCGGCGATGGCCCAGGCCGACCTGGCGTTCTGGCGGAGGATCGTCGAGGCGTCCGGCAACATCGCGTACCTGCTGGCGTTCAACAGCCTCACCGGTGGTGAGCTCGCCGTCGTCCGGATGCCCGCCGACGAGCGGACGAGCGAACTGCTCGACGTCGCCGCCCACCGCGCCCTCGCCGAACTGATCGCGGCGGGCGACGCGGCCGGCGCGGAACGCGCGGCGCGAGCCCTCCTGGCCGCACCCACCCCCGCGAAAGAGATCGGAAACCCCCGATGATCCCTGCCGTCCTCTACGCCGTCCCCGCGTTCCTGCTGCTCATCGTCATGGAGGTCCTGTCGTTCCGGTTCCTGCCGGACGACGAGGAGCGCGGCTACGAGGCCCGCGACACCGCCACCAGCCTGTCGATGGGCCTGGGCAGCCAGATCATCGGCGTGCCGTGGAAGCTGTTCACCGCCGTGCTCTTCGCCGGCCTCTACGTGCTGAGCCCGCTGAAGCTGGACCCGGCCGACTGGTGGGTGTGGGTGCTGCTGTTCTTCGCCGACGACGTCGCCTACTACTGGTTCCACCGGCTGCATCACGAGGTGCGGGTGCTCTGGGCCGGGCACGTCGTGCACCATTCGAGCCAGTTCTTCAACTTCTCCACGGCACTGCGGCAGAGCTGGACGCCGATGACCGCGCTGCCGTTCTGGCTCGGGCTCGCGGCGCTCGGCTTCCCGCCGTGGATGATCTTCCTGCAGCAGTCGATCAGCCTGGCGTACCAGTTCTTCCTGCACACCGAACGCGTCGACAGGCTGCCCCGGCCGATCGAATGGTTCTTCAACACCCCGTCGCACCACCGGGTCCACCACGGGTCGAACGATCCCTATCTGGACCGCAACTACGGCGGCATCCTGATCATCTGGGATCGGCTGTTCGGCAGCTTCGAGCCGGAGGGCGAGCGGGTCCGCTTCGGTCTCACCACCAACATCGAGACCTACAACCCGATCAAGGTCGCGACCCACGAGTACGCCGCCATCTGGCGTGACATGAGGTCAGCGGCGAATTGGCGGCACCGTGCCGGGTACGTCTTCGGACGCCCGGGCTGGCAGCCGGCCGCATGACCGCCGTGGACGACCGCCCGACCGGCACCGCCACCCGCAGCCTGCCACTGACCCTGTTCGTCATGGCCGCCACCGTGGAGATCGTCGGTGTGGCCGCCGACCTGACCGTCCTGCAGTGGATCGCCAAGCCGCTGCTCGCACCCCTGCTGATCTGGCATCTGCTCCAGCACCGCCGCCCCGACCTGGTGACCGCGGCACTCGCCTTCGCCACACTCGGCGACGTCGCCCTGCTCATCCCCGGCCAGGCGCCGTTCCTGATCGGGATGCTCTTCTTCCTCGGTACGCAGATCTGCCTGCTCGTCGCGTTCCTCCGCCGCGCGAGACCGCGCCCGATCCCGTCAGCGGTGTTCGCGCTGCTCTGGGCCGCCGCCAACGCGCTGCTGTGGGGTTCGCTCGGCGCCCTGCGCGTCCCGGTGCTGCTCTACAGCCTGGCCCTCACCGCGATGGCCGCGGCGGCGACCGGCGTGAACCGCCTGGTGGCAGCGGGAGGAACCCTCTTCCTGATCTCCGACCTGCTGATCGGCCTGGACGCGGCCGGAACGACACTGCCGGCCCACGGCGTCCTGGTGATGTCGACATACGCCGCGGCCCTGGCCCTGATCACCGTCGGCTGGCTGCGCCCGTCACCGCCCCGGCCCTGAATCACCACCAGCCGGCTGCGCCCGTCACCGTCGCACTGACGCGCCGGCGCCCTCGGCCAGTGCGACCACCTCGGCGGCCGTCGCCATCGAGGTGTCGCCGGGAGTGGTCATGGTCAGGGCGCCGTGTGCTGCCCCGTATTCCAGCGCCACCTGGAGGGGATAGCCACTGAGCAGCCCGAATATCAGGCCTGATGCGAAGGAGTCGCCGGAACCCACGCGGTCGAGCACTTCCAGGCCGGGGCGGTCGGCCGCCTTCAGCATTCCCGTCGACGGCGACCAGGCGACGGCGCCGAAGTCGTTGCGGCTGGCACTGACGACGCGTCGCGAGGTGGTCGCCACGACCACCGAATCCGGATGTTTCCGGACGTCCCGCACTCCCAGCAACACGTCCGCCATCGGAAGCGAAATATCCGAATTATCGAGACTCGGGCGATAATTAACGTCGTAGGACACCACGGTCCCATACCGCCGCGCCGCAGCTGTCGCCTCCGCCACAACGGCGGCCGACGACGCCGACAAGCCCGCGAAGATGCCGCCGGTGTGCAGCCATCGGACCCCCTCGGCACCGAACAGGTGATCCCAGTCCACGTCACCGGGCTTCATCTGCGAGGCCGCCGAGTGACCACGATCGGACACACCGAGCGCCCCGCGGAC comes from the Actinoplanes sp. OR16 genome and includes:
- a CDS encoding ABC transporter ATP-binding protein; amino-acid sequence: MTTTTSAAVEVDGVRRRYGEFEAVRGVSFDVRRGELFALLGTNGAGKTTTMDLVAGFGAPDAGTVRVLGCDPYRQRGLIRPRLGIMLQEGGLPPDLTVTESAAMWAGTLTDPRPVAEALELVDLRHREDVFVRQLSGGERRRLDLALAVLGRPAVLLLDEPTTGLDPESRRNAWRMVRALLADGVTVLLTTHYLQEAQELADRIAIMQGGEVVAAGSTDEVVARHPARITFRLPSGVRLPSPFARTSAALGRDPASHTPDKPVTLHTDALQATLTELLSWARRHDVELAGLEARPASLEEAFLAVADAS
- a CDS encoding HAD family hydrolase, with protein sequence MTTRVAMWSGPRNISTAMMRSFGARADTVAVDEPLYAYYLAATGIDHPGRDEILAGQPQRWQDVAAQLTGPCDAAVLYQKHMTHHLLPEVGRDWLGSLTHAFLIRDPAHVIASYAKVRGEPTLDDLGYPQQLEIFRASGGPVVDAADVLRDPAKTLTRLCEALGIGFDPAMLAWAPGPRAEDGVWAPHWYASVHASTGFASYDPRPAEVPDRLRALVEAARPYYDEMAAHRL
- a CDS encoding aminotransferase class IV, with translation MLQRYDSRNDDIRYWVNGELLHRSRPGLSPFDSVVQGGDAVWEGLRLYRGAIYGLTEHLARLRRSATALGFTDVPGDDFLVDALVATLKANQMYDGVHVRLTLTRGVKVTSGMDPRLNRSGPTLIVLAEFKAPVYDTSGLRLATSSVRRPGPDVLDPKIHHANLLNSILAKIEATAAGADDALMLDQRGFVAETNATHLFAVVDGALVTPWTVACPEGITRETVLKLAPAHGVAATVRDISLAEMYTADEVFCTGTMGEIAAVTVIDGREIGAGKVGPVTSRIARLYQEHAAANGVRLLDEPAEHPEP
- a CDS encoding FadR/GntR family transcriptional regulator, translated to MTFDPAPRQSVSDHVFGRLRDAVVRGRYAPGDALPSERDLAATFEVNRHAVREALRRLQQLGLVKVSQGGATRVLDWRSNAGLDLALGAGQDVLPVATLGRDVMEMRACIGADAARLSAVRADATGRQSIAAAVDDYAAAVPDLAAMAQADLAFWRRIVEASGNIAYLLAFNSLTGGELAVVRMPADERTSELLDVAAHRALAELIAAGDAAGAERAARALLAAPTPAKEIGNPR
- a CDS encoding sterol desaturase family protein, whose product is MIPAVLYAVPAFLLLIVMEVLSFRFLPDDEERGYEARDTATSLSMGLGSQIIGVPWKLFTAVLFAGLYVLSPLKLDPADWWVWVLLFFADDVAYYWFHRLHHEVRVLWAGHVVHHSSQFFNFSTALRQSWTPMTALPFWLGLAALGFPPWMIFLQQSISLAYQFFLHTERVDRLPRPIEWFFNTPSHHRVHHGSNDPYLDRNYGGILIIWDRLFGSFEPEGERVRFGLTTNIETYNPIKVATHEYAAIWRDMRSAANWRHRAGYVFGRPGWQPAA
- a CDS encoding lysoplasmalogenase: MTAVDDRPTGTATRSLPLTLFVMAATVEIVGVAADLTVLQWIAKPLLAPLLIWHLLQHRRPDLVTAALAFATLGDVALLIPGQAPFLIGMLFFLGTQICLLVAFLRRARPRPIPSAVFALLWAAANALLWGSLGALRVPVLLYSLALTAMAAAATGVNRLVAAGGTLFLISDLLIGLDAAGTTLPAHGVLVMSTYAAALALITVGWLRPSPPRP
- a CDS encoding sugar kinase; its protein translation is MTSLRLRDADSCRYDLVSLGEVMLRLDPGEGRVRTTRTFRVSEGGGEYNVARALRRVFGLRTAIVTALADNEVGRLVEDCMLTGGVDTSLVRWVPYDGVGRAVRNGLNFTERGFGVRGALGVSDRGHSAASQMKPGDVDWDHLFGAEGVRWLHTGGIFAGLSASSAAVVAEATAAARRYGTVVSYDVNYRPSLDNSDISLPMADVLLGVRDVRKHPDSVVVATTSRRVVSASRNDFGAVAWSPSTGMLKAADRPGLEVLDRVGSGDSFASGLIFGLLSGYPLQVALEYGAAHGALTMTTPGDTSMATAAEVVALAEGAGASVRR